The genomic window AGGTTGTGATGGACGATGAGCTGAAATCATTCAGTGCATAAGACTATTTAGGAGGTTTGTTAATTATGGCAAAAGAACATTTTGATAGAAGTAAAGCACATGTAAACATCGGGACCATTGGCCACGTCGACCATGGGAAAACCACATTAACTGCTGCAATCACGACAGTATTAGGGAAAAAAGGCTTAGCAAATCCTCAAGATTATGCAAGCATTGATGCAGCTCCGGAAGAACGTGAACGTGGGATCACGATCAATACGGCACACGTTGAATATGAAACGGATAAACGTCACTATGCGCATATCGATGCACCAGGACATGCGGATTATGTGAAGAACATGATCACAGGTGCCGCTCAAATGGACGGTGCGATCTTAGTCGTTTCTGCGACAGACGGACCAATGCCACAAACACGTGAGCATATCCTTTTGTCTCGTCAAGTCGGTGTGAAATATTTGATTGTTTTCTTAAATAAAGTTGATTTGGTCGATGATGAAGAATTGATCGATCTTGTAGAAATGGAAGTCCGTGAACTATTGAGTGAATATGGTTTCCCTGGTGATGATACACCTGTTATCAAAGGCTCTGCATTGAAAGCATTGCAAGGTGATCCAGACGCAGAAGCAGCAATCAATGAGTTGATGGATACAGTCGATGAATATATCCCAACGCCAGAACGTGATACAGATAAACCATTGCTTTTACCAGTGGAAGATGTCTTTTCAATCACTGGCCGAGGCACCGTCGCATCTGGTCGAATCGACCGTGGAGCTGTTCGTGTGGGGGATGAAGTTGAAATCATCGGAATCAAACCTGAAACACAAAAAGCGGTGGTGACAGGAGTAGAAATGTTCCGTAAAACATTGGATTACGGTGAAGCAGGAGACAACGTAGGAATCTTATTACGTGGTATCCAAAGAGAAGATATTGAACGTGGACAAGTTATCGCAAAACCAGGTTCAATCACACCACATACAAAATTCAAAGCGGAAGTATATGTATTGACGAAAGAAGAAGGCGGACGTCATACACCGTTCTTCAATAACTACCGTCCACAATTTTATTTCCGTACAACAGACGTAACAGGTACTATTTTGTTACCAGAAGGAACAGAAATGGTTATGCCTGGAGACAATGTGACGATCGATGTTGAGTTGATCCATCCTGTGGCAATTGAACAAGGAACCACTTTCTCCATTCGTGAAGGTGGACGTACGGTCGGTTCAGGAATGGTAACAGAAATCGAAGCGTAAGTCGTTTTCATAAAAGCAACAATTAAAAAACTTGGACATAGTATTTGCTCGAATAGTATGTCCGGGGGTTGTAACAGAAGTGTTCAGCTCCAATCAATAAGCGAGAGACCTCTAAAATTTTCGGATTTTTGGGGTTTCCCGCTTTATTTTTTTAAAAGCACAAAACGACTCGTATCAGAGCTGTTGCTTTCCATCGATTTTTCTTGTTTTTACGATGTCTATAAATTTGTTATAATAGATTTATCTGTGTTTCTAAAAAATATGACAAAAAGTGAGGGGGAATTCAATGATTTTAGAAAATAAATTAGGCTTGACCAGTCAAGTTGAGTTAGCAAAAGCTGAAGAAAAAATCAGTAAGCAAAAAAATTATATGATTCTGGAAGAATAGATGAAGTAGCGATTGGAACATTCAAAGGGCTATGCGAAATCCATGACTATTTATTTTCTGAAATCTATGATTTTGCTGGGGAAATTCGCTCAGTAAATATTGCCAAGGGAAATTTTCGATTTGCGCCGGTTATGTATTTGGAACATGCTTTAAGACATATCGATGAAATGCCCCAATCTACTTTTTGAAGAAATCATCAAAAAATATGTAGAGATGAACATTGCTCATCCTTTTCGTGAAGGGAACGGTAGAAGTACGAGAATTTGGTTAGCTATCATTTTGAAATCTGAGATACAGAAAGTGGTTGACTGGAATTTGATTGATAAGTCTGATTATTTATCTGCAATGGAACGTAGTCCGATCAATGACTTAGAAATCAGCTATTTGATCTCTAACGCGTTGACGGATAAAATTTCCGATCGTGAACTTTATATGAAAGGCATCGATGTGAGTTATTTTTATGAAGGTTATTCTGAATATACCATTGATGAGCTTTGATTGAAGATGAAACAAAATAATTTTTATGAATAAAAAGATGCCTGATTTTGCTTTAAAACGACAAAATCAGACATCCTTTTTTATTTACGAAACCATTTTTTTACGCCATTCAATGGCTTTGATTTTTGATCAACAGGTGCATTATCAATGATCAATAAGGTGATCATCACATAAGCGATCCAGCTATCTCTTGAATAAAGTGTATAGCGAGATTTCCAGTTGGTCGCATACTTGTCTTTATATTCTCTCAATCCTTGGAATGAATAAAAGTGAGAACCAAATTCATAAACCAAATAAGCGATTCGTTCTTGGATGAAACTTTTTCTTGAAGTTCCAACATTAGAAAGAGGTGCCATCCCTAAATTGAACCATTGGATATTTTCTTCTTTCATATATTCAAAGAGATGGATGAACAAATAGTCCATGCTGCCAGAAGGGGCAGTATCTGGATCGTAGCGCATCAAATCAATGGTTCCTACTTTATCATTCGTATAAGTCGGCATGATCGAAGCAAAAGCGACTAGTTCATCTTGTTCGTTTTTAACGACCGCAATCGGTGCGCGTTGTAGATAGTCTTCTGAAAAGAATCCTAGTGAAAAGCCTTTTTCTTTACGACTACCTAACCAACGGTCGGAGATTCTTTTTAGCTCAGCCATTTGTTGGGAAGAAAATGGGGGTTGTAATACTTCAAACGTAAAGCCTTCTCGTTCGATACGATTTAGGATCGCGCGAGTTCCTTTCATTTTTTTCCCAGAAGTCGTAAAGTCCGCTAACGATACATGTCCTTCTTCGCCCATTTTGATAAAGTCATAGCCAAATTCATGGAGGATCATGACTAGTTCTTGACTCGTTTCATAAAAGACTGGTAAATAACATAAGCGATCTGTTTCTGCAATAAACGCTTCAATTGCTTCAGGGAAATCTTCTTTTTTACCTGAAGGGTCGCCCATCACTACGCATTTATTGTTATAACTAGCAAATTGCAATAAAACTGTGGCTTCGCCATTTTTTTCATAAGTAAACATTCGTTTATCTTTTAAGAAAATCAATTGACTATCCGAATTACCGCCGTAAGTTTCTAAAATAGTTCGTGCAACCTCTTCATCTAATTCCTGTCCGACCTGCGCTTTTTTCCCTTGGAGATAGTGGACGAACAAAATCAGGATAAAGGTAACTGCTAAGATTGCTAGGAAACCTGACAACCAGATTTTTTCTGATGGGAACAGAAAAAATGAAATAAATCGATGATTGCGATGAGGGAAAGTCGGCATATTATACACACCGATCACGATATATAAAACGGTCAAGGCACCGACGATCAATCCATCGATCGTCAGCCATTCCCATGAGTAGATGAATTGATCTCTAAATAATTCATTGCGTGAAGCAATCACGATCCCTAACAGCAACAGTAGGAATATGATCCCAGTCGTGCTTAGATCATTCAATCCAACATAGACCAATGAAATAAGGATCAGCAAAATGGTTGGCCAATACACCCGTTTGACTCTGGCAGCGATCCCTCGTCCCATGATGACAAACAAGAAACCTAGCAAAATGCTTGGGAACTGTACGATAAAATGCAACTTTATTGGATTGAGATGATGCAACCAACGAAACTCAGCAAATGCTTGCGGGATCGTTGCCGAAAGAACCAACATGATGCCAGAAAAGTACATCAAGACGACAAGGATCTTTCGAGCAATCTGTGTCGCCAATTGTTTTGGAATACCAGAGTAACGTTGATCGATCGAAACACCGACATTTTTGAAGAAGAAAATCAATCCAATGAAAAATGGAATAAAGTAGTAGAAGATCCGGTAAAGCAAGATCCAGATCACGACGGTTTCTTTTGGAATGCCTAAAGCCGATAAACCAAAGATCATCATTACATCGAAACTACCGATTTCTCCTGGGATCATAGAGATGATCCCAATAACGGAAGCGGCGATGAATAAAGGAATCGTCTGCCATAAATCGATGGGGATCTCCATCAAATAACCAACGGCAAGAAATGACCCTAAGACACCCGTCCATTCAAGTAAGGACACAAGTAACAATTGATTTTGGATTTTGAATGAAAGGCCGCCAACGTAGCCTTCTTTTTTGAGCGTCGTAAAAAGAAACACGACTGGGAAGTACAATCCGCCGGCAATCAACCAGATCCAATATTGTTTTAGAAATGGCGCGACAGGTGTGAAAAAGACCATGAAAAAAGAAACTAAACTATAAAGGGATAAACCAGCCATCAAAAACAAAAATACTTTAGATAAAGCTTGCATGACTTTTTTACTGTCTTTTCTTTGACCATATAATTCGGAACGTAACCCGATGCTGACGAAGCCGCCAAATCCCGCAATGTTATTGATCGTGTTGATCATCCAGCTTGTTTCAAATAAGTATAATGGCTTTTGCTTTTGATCGAGTAACTTGTTGAAAATCAAATCATAACCAATCATGGGAAGTATCGAAATCAACCCAATCAAAAACATCACGCCGATTTTCCAAAGAGGGATCGTAGAAAAAGTTTGAGCTAACTGGTCAGCAGATAACAATGTGCTGATCGTCATCAATTCGCGAATAATAATAACTAATACGGAAATCAAAAAAATCGTTTTGATAAGTCTCAAGTGGCTTTTGAACCACTCGATGATTTGCTTGAACAAAAAATCACCTACTGTTTTTCAAATTTATTTTGTCAAGAAGTCTAAAACTTCCTGATTGAAGCGTTCTGGATCTTGACGTGCCAATTGGTGTCCTTGTCCTGAAACGAGGACAAATGAAGCGTTAGGCATCGTTTTCGCTAGATAAAGCGAGTGTTTCAGTTTGATCACATCTTTTTTTCCGACAATGATCAGTGCGGGGCAAGCGATATTTTCTAAATCCTGTGTTGTGAGCCCAATATCATGAAGTAATAAATCAATGACTAATAAATGCTGACGCAATTTAGGCTGGAACAACGAGCGCAGCCACACAAAGAAGTAGTGAAAAGCACTGAGTAGTCGAGAAGACCAAAGGACCCCATTCAACAGTGTATTCCCGGAATTCAAAATCAAGCGGTGGACTCTATCGGGATAATTACTTGAAAAAACTAAGGCAAGATTGGCGCCATCGCTAAATCCTAAAATATTTGCTTGGGCAATCTGTTCTACTAGCATCACTGTCAATAGATCATCTGCCATCAAACGAAAATTCAACGTTCCCGCTTGATTAGTTGAATGTCCATGGCCACGACTATCTATGAGATAGATCGTAAAATATTGTTCTAGAACAGGGACTTGCTTTGAAAAAAAATCACCACTTCCGTCATTTCCATGAAGTAGAAACAGGGGAAAGCCATTTCCACTTTTCTCATAATAGATGTCAGTTCCATCTGGCATTTTTGCAAATTTCTTTTCTCTTTTCACATTTATCACCTACTATTTTGGATTATAACGCTCTTTATCTAATTTTAGAAATCGAAACACTATAAAACGAACGATCATTTTCGTAAGATGAGAGTGGAAATAAAACATTCATTTTTTATTAAATTAAATAAGAAAAAACAGATAAAAAATAGCCAAGAATGAAAAGAAATAGTAAGATAAAAAAAGATGTCAAATAGCTAGGTGGGTTTGGATGAAGAAAAAAAGAAAATCAATCTTCCGCATGATCGTAGGTCTATTTGTCTTCACGATTTTGGCAACGATTCTTTTTCTGTTAGGTAGAACGTATCAATCGATCAAGCGTGTCGAAAACTATCAGACAGAAATTTCGACAGCGCTAGAAAAGTATCAAATGCAAGAGCACGAGAATCTAGTGAAGGCAATCATACTGACTGAATCAAGAGGAAAGGGCATCGATTTGATGCAAAGTTCAGAGAGTGCCTATGGCCAAATGGGTGCGATCACGACACAAGCGGGAAGTATTGACCAAGGGGTGAAGTACCTCTCAGAGATGATAGCTGAGGCAGAAGCATTAGGTTGCGACCTTCCGACAGCGATCCAAGCGTACAATTTTGGCAAAGATTATATTGCTTATGTCAAAGAAAGAGGCGGAAAGAATACAGTCAGTCTAGCTGAAGAGTATTCAAGAGATGTGCTGAGTCCGCTTTTAGGAAATCATGATAAAAAAACCTATCGCTATTGGCGAATCCAGTCATTACTTTATAATGGCGGATATTTATACCATAATGGTGGTAATATGTTTTATGCAGATGTAGTCAAGATGAATCAAGAGTTGCTTGAATGGTACGAAAAAATCTTTTAGGCTCTTTGATCGAACGGACTGCAAATGAAAGTATGACAAAAAGTGAAATACAATGAATAGAAAGAAGGAGTGCTTGGACGAGTGGAAGAAAATCAGAAAATAATAGAGAAAAGAGAGAATACATCGAAAGATTGGGGATTAAGATTCTTCAAAGGGATGTTTATCGGTTCAGGGTTTATCCTGCCAGGAGTCAGTGGCGGTGCTTTAGCAGCAGTATTCGGGATGTACGAACGGTTGATTTCTTTCTTGGCGCACATCACGAGAAACTTTAAAGAAAATTTCTTGTTCTTTTTACCAGTTGGTTTAGGCGGTGTCACTGGTGTATTCTTATTGTCTTTTTTAGTTAGTTTTTTACTAGGTGCCTATGAGACAACGATATTGTGGTTTTTTGTCGGTTGTATCGCCGGAACGGTACCAGCATTGTGGAAAGAATCAGGTAAAAAAGGACGAAATAAAACAGATTTACTCATCATGGTCGTGACATTTATTTTAGGCTATCTTTTCTTATTATATGGCGCACGCCTTTTCGATGGTCAAGTAGAACAAAATGTCTATACTTGGTTGATGGCAGGCGGTTTGATTGGTCTAGGAATGATCGTTCCTGGGTTAAGCCCATCGAATTTTTTAGTCTATATGGGGCTGTACAAAGCCATGGCGGATGGATTTAAGGAAGTGCGTCTAGAAGTCATCATTCCTATTGCGATCGGTGGGATCGTGTGTGTCTTAGGTTTATCTAAAGTGATGGACTTTATTTTCTCGAAAGCTTACAGCAAGTTATTCCATTTTATTCTAGGCATTGTTTTTGCATCAACGATCATGATCATCCCAACAAATTACAGTGGACTTGGGATTTTAGGTATCTTAGCTTGTCCTGTACTATTCGTTGCTGGTGCTGCGTTAGGTTGGTGGATGAGCCGTTTAGAAGAGCAGTACAAGTAAAATCATATGAGCGGAAAAAGTCGTGTATTTCGTCGCTTTTCAGATAGACGATCAATCAGCTGTAAGATCCACGTATGCTATGGTTAATTTTAAGTCATACATCATATTAGATAGAAAGATAGGAAACAGACATACTGTTTTTGATTTTTCTATCTTTTTTTAAAAGTAAAAAAAACAAGTTGTTTTTAATCGTAGAAACAGCTAGACTAATTGGAGTGATTATTTTTGAAAGTTGGCGTGATATGGATATGAAAGAATTAAAGGGACTTACAGAAAATGAAGTGAGTCAAAGACGTGCCTCTGGTCAGCAAAATGATTACCAAGAGGATGCAACGAAAAGTACGAAACAGATTTTCAGCGATAATATTTTAACGTTATTCAATTTTTTGAACTTAGGAATAGGGCTCTGCTTGTTATTAGTTGGCGCTTATTCAAATATGGCTTACTTAGCAATCATTTTTGTAAATATCACCATGGGGATCTATCAGGAGATCCATGCGAGAAATCTTGTCCGTCGTTTATCGATTGTTTCTCAAGCTGAAGTAACCGTAATACGTGATGGAAAAGAGCAGAAGATCGCAACAAAAGAACTGGTCTTAGGCGATCTTGTAAAAATCGGTGCGGGAGAACAAATCCCGTCAGATCTACAAGTAGTTAGTGGACGAGCAGAAGCGAATGAAGCCTTATTGACTGGTGAATCTGATCTGATCGTCAAAGAGACAGGGGCGGAATTGCTTTCAGGTAGTTTCCTTACCAGCGGGTCTGTTTTTGCGACCGTGATTCGTGTCGGGGCAGATAATTATGCTGTCCGATTGACTAATGAAGCAAAAACCCACAAAGAGATTCGTTCAGAACTTGTGGAATCAATCAGAAAAGTATCGAAATTTACAAGTTTTGTGATCATTCCTTTAGGGATCATCTTATTCTTGGAAGCTTTGTTCATCCGCAATGCGTCGATCCAATTGTCAGTTGTGGCCTCTGCGGCAGCCTTACTGGGAATGTTGCCAAAAGGATTAGTCTTATTGATCAGTATTGCTTTGACGACTGGTGTCACTAAACTAGCGAAGAAGCGGATCTTAGTACAAGATATGTACTCGATCGAAACCTTGGCACACGTAGATACATTATGTCTTGATAAAACAGGGACGATCACTGAAGGGAAAATGAGCATCCAACGAGTAGAACCATTAAATGAAGCTTATGAAAAGATGATCCCTACGATCATGGGTACGTATCTTGCTGAAAGTAGCGATAACAACGTAACGATGCGTGCGTTAAGAGAGTACTTCGAGATTTCTAATCGCTACGATGTCGGCGAAAAATTAGCTTTTTCATCGGACCGCAAATGGGGAGCGATGGAATTTCCTGAACTAGGTGTCATCTATGTCGGTGCCCCTGAACGATTGGTAGCAGAAGATCAATTGCCAGAAAGTTTAGTTGAAGCACAAGCAAATGGATTTCGTGTCTTGATGTTAGGACTGGCGCCGAATCAAACGTTGTCGTCAGCTGAACCTCAAGGAGTCGAACCAATTGCATTATTTGAAATCGATGACCCAATCCGTAAGAACGCACAAGAAACGTTAGCATACTTGCACGAAGAAGGAGTAGACCTGAAAGTAATTTCTGGAGACAATCCTTTTACAGTGTCTAATATTGCTCGCCGTGCTGGTTTGCCGAATTATCAATCTTATGTCGATCTGTCTGATTTGACAGAAGAAGCAGAAGTAAGAAAAGCAGCGCACCAATACACCGTCTTCGGACGAGTAAGTCCGCAACAGAAGAAATTGTTGGTCAACGAGCTGAAAGCAAGTGGACGAACCGTTGCAATGACAGGTGATGGTGTAAATGACGTATTAGCTTTACGTGAAGCTGACTGTAGCATTGCCATGGCAGAAGGAGACGGAGCGACCCGTCAAATCGCCAATCTTGTCTTGCTTGATTCAGATTTCACGACATTACCTGAAGTGTTATTTGAAGGACGTCGTGTCGTGAATAATGTGACGAAAGTTTCGGGGATCTTCTTTATCAAGACGATC from Enterococcus sp. DIV1094 includes these protein-coding regions:
- the tuf gene encoding elongation factor Tu; protein product: MAKEHFDRSKAHVNIGTIGHVDHGKTTLTAAITTVLGKKGLANPQDYASIDAAPEERERGITINTAHVEYETDKRHYAHIDAPGHADYVKNMITGAAQMDGAILVVSATDGPMPQTREHILLSRQVGVKYLIVFLNKVDLVDDEELIDLVEMEVRELLSEYGFPGDDTPVIKGSALKALQGDPDAEAAINELMDTVDEYIPTPERDTDKPLLLPVEDVFSITGRGTVASGRIDRGAVRVGDEVEIIGIKPETQKAVVTGVEMFRKTLDYGEAGDNVGILLRGIQREDIERGQVIAKPGSITPHTKFKAEVYVLTKEEGGRHTPFFNNYRPQFYFRTTDVTGTILLPEGTEMVMPGDNVTIDVELIHPVAIEQGTTFSIREGGRTVGSGMVTEIEA
- the mprF gene encoding bifunctional lysylphosphatidylglycerol flippase/synthetase MprF, translated to MFKQIIEWFKSHLRLIKTIFLISVLVIIIRELMTISTLLSADQLAQTFSTIPLWKIGVMFLIGLISILPMIGYDLIFNKLLDQKQKPLYLFETSWMINTINNIAGFGGFVSIGLRSELYGQRKDSKKVMQALSKVFLFLMAGLSLYSLVSFFMVFFTPVAPFLKQYWIWLIAGGLYFPVVFLFTTLKKEGYVGGLSFKIQNQLLLVSLLEWTGVLGSFLAVGYLMEIPIDLWQTIPLFIAASVIGIISMIPGEIGSFDVMMIFGLSALGIPKETVVIWILLYRIFYYFIPFFIGLIFFFKNVGVSIDQRYSGIPKQLATQIARKILVVLMYFSGIMLVLSATIPQAFAEFRWLHHLNPIKLHFIVQFPSILLGFLFVIMGRGIAARVKRVYWPTILLILISLVYVGLNDLSTTGIIFLLLLLGIVIASRNELFRDQFIYSWEWLTIDGLIVGALTVLYIVIGVYNMPTFPHRNHRFISFFLFPSEKIWLSGFLAILAVTFILILFVHYLQGKKAQVGQELDEEVARTILETYGGNSDSQLIFLKDKRMFTYEKNGEATVLLQFASYNNKCVVMGDPSGKKEDFPEAIEAFIAETDRLCYLPVFYETSQELVMILHEFGYDFIKMGEEGHVSLADFTTSGKKMKGTRAILNRIEREGFTFEVLQPPFSSQQMAELKRISDRWLGSRKEKGFSLGFFSEDYLQRAPIAVVKNEQDELVAFASIMPTYTNDKVGTIDLMRYDPDTAPSGSMDYLFIHLFEYMKEENIQWFNLGMAPLSNVGTSRKSFIQERIAYLVYEFGSHFYSFQGLREYKDKYATNWKSRYTLYSRDSWIAYVMITLLIIDNAPVDQKSKPLNGVKKWFRK
- a CDS encoding alpha/beta fold hydrolase, which codes for MKREKKFAKMPDGTDIYYEKSGNGFPLFLLHGNDGSGDFFSKQVPVLEQYFTIYLIDSRGHGHSTNQAGTLNFRLMADDLLTVMLVEQIAQANILGFSDGANLALVFSSNYPDRVHRLILNSGNTLLNGVLWSSRLLSAFHYFFVWLRSLFQPKLRQHLLVIDLLLHDIGLTTQDLENIACPALIIVGKKDVIKLKHSLYLAKTMPNASFVLVSGQGHQLARQDPERFNQEVLDFLTK
- a CDS encoding lysozyme family protein — translated: MKKKRKSIFRMIVGLFVFTILATILFLLGRTYQSIKRVENYQTEISTALEKYQMQEHENLVKAIILTESRGKGIDLMQSSESAYGQMGAITTQAGSIDQGVKYLSEMIAEAEALGCDLPTAIQAYNFGKDYIAYVKERGGKNTVSLAEEYSRDVLSPLLGNHDKKTYRYWRIQSLLYNGGYLYHNGGNMFYADVVKMNQELLEWYEKIF
- a CDS encoding DUF368 domain-containing protein, with the translated sequence MFIGSGFILPGVSGGALAAVFGMYERLISFLAHITRNFKENFLFFLPVGLGGVTGVFLLSFLVSFLLGAYETTILWFFVGCIAGTVPALWKESGKKGRNKTDLLIMVVTFILGYLFLLYGARLFDGQVEQNVYTWLMAGGLIGLGMIVPGLSPSNFLVYMGLYKAMADGFKEVRLEVIIPIAIGGIVCVLGLSKVMDFIFSKAYSKLFHFILGIVFASTIMIIPTNYSGLGILGILACPVLFVAGAALGWWMSRLEEQYK
- a CDS encoding cation-translocating P-type ATPase translates to MDMKELKGLTENEVSQRRASGQQNDYQEDATKSTKQIFSDNILTLFNFLNLGIGLCLLLVGAYSNMAYLAIIFVNITMGIYQEIHARNLVRRLSIVSQAEVTVIRDGKEQKIATKELVLGDLVKIGAGEQIPSDLQVVSGRAEANEALLTGESDLIVKETGAELLSGSFLTSGSVFATVIRVGADNYAVRLTNEAKTHKEIRSELVESIRKVSKFTSFVIIPLGIILFLEALFIRNASIQLSVVASAAALLGMLPKGLVLLISIALTTGVTKLAKKRILVQDMYSIETLAHVDTLCLDKTGTITEGKMSIQRVEPLNEAYEKMIPTIMGTYLAESSDNNVTMRALREYFEISNRYDVGEKLAFSSDRKWGAMEFPELGVIYVGAPERLVAEDQLPESLVEAQANGFRVLMLGLAPNQTLSSAEPQGVEPIALFEIDDPIRKNAQETLAYLHEEGVDLKVISGDNPFTVSNIARRAGLPNYQSYVDLSDLTEEAEVRKAAHQYTVFGRVSPQQKKLLVNELKASGRTVAMTGDGVNDVLALREADCSIAMAEGDGATRQIANLVLLDSDFTTLPEVLFEGRRVVNNVTKVSGIFFIKTIYSFILSILCAVTAIGFPFIPIQITLIDLAIEGYPSFFLSFENDKRKVDYRYLPTALVNALPNALLVAFNTVAIYLIGHSQGWTSGETTTLMYYLLIGISCLAVIKACLPFNPLRIFLAVTTVVGIYVAALLFHHLLEVNLGLGSTWPYFIGFMILNVALRLGYWKLGIQNRLLNKVNANKAPQIKVKENVI